From a region of the Thermus caldilimi genome:
- a CDS encoding 3D domain-containing protein, translated as MRGLLIVLLSALAVAGAWAQMAGRKTMVLEATAYTSSVRETDSTPFITATGMRTRLGVLAVSPDLLKVLPYGTKVRLKDLGSVYGRGRGQFDYLFRDRIFVVADVMHPRMREKVDVWLPDRATALRFGRRVVSLEVVEYPRR; from the coding sequence ATGCGGGGTTTGCTGATTGTGCTCCTTTCCGCCCTGGCCGTTGCCGGGGCCTGGGCCCAGATGGCGGGCCGAAAGACCATGGTCCTCGAGGCCACCGCCTACACCTCCAGCGTGCGGGAGACCGACTCCACCCCCTTCATCACCGCCACCGGCATGCGCACCCGCCTGGGGGTTTTGGCGGTGAGCCCGGACCTCCTCAAGGTTCTGCCCTACGGCACCAAGGTGCGCCTTAAGGATTTGGGTTCCGTGTACGGCCGGGGCCGCGGGCAGTTTGACTACCTTTTCCGGGACCGCATCTTCGTTGTGGCCGATGTGATGCACCCCAGGATGCGGGAGAAGGTGGACGTCTGGCTTCCCGACCGGGCCACAGCCCTGCGCTTTGGCCGCAGGGTGGTGAGCCTCGAGGTGGTGGAGTACCCCAGGCGCTAA
- a CDS encoding transposase: MKGAMTQTAHSLLWTLLALLPTPHLRESLKALLLLLLTGHGKARPQHSKTKSPSALSRFLNRYPWPTRALIRLARKKAQETLHRARPRRGPKPRLLVVLDLVTLEKRGLFPALPLSFFHGKWGLHLVVLYLVLGELRIPWAYRVWRGKGEKALSLLALRLLASLPPWMRKSFHLRVVADAAFGTARFLVGVRGLGLEAVVGMRRDRKTREGLPLFGLRRQGSRVHLRGLPFPVWVSWYRYPLPGGGWEWRYVVATFPAGPRTVLVWGRRRFTIEHFFRTVKSEFSLGRFGQRTALGVHRFLVLSFLAYLLAHWVRLAPDGRGLSWREAGWAAARLLLPEVVLRVLMAELGALGLWPPPAGGRGCSCRVFGRCKF, from the coding sequence ATGAAGGGTGCCATGACCCAAACGGCCCATTCTCTACTCTGGACCCTCCTGGCCCTCCTGCCAACCCCCCACCTCCGCGAATCCCTCAAAGCGCTTCTTCTCCTCCTTCTCACCGGCCACGGCAAGGCCAGGCCCCAGCACAGCAAGACCAAGTCCCCTTCCGCCCTCTCCCGCTTCCTCAACCGCTATCCCTGGCCCACCCGCGCCCTCATCCGCCTGGCTCGCAAGAAGGCCCAGGAAACCCTCCACCGGGCCAGGCCCAGGCGGGGGCCCAAGCCCAGGCTCCTGGTGGTCCTGGACCTGGTCACCCTGGAGAAGCGGGGCCTCTTCCCCGCCTTGCCCCTCTCCTTTTTCCACGGCAAGTGGGGGCTCCACCTGGTGGTGCTCTATCTGGTGCTGGGAGAGCTGCGCATCCCCTGGGCCTACCGGGTGTGGCGGGGGAAGGGGGAGAAGGCCCTTTCCCTCCTTGCCCTGCGTCTTCTGGCCTCCCTGCCCCCCTGGATGCGCAAGTCCTTCCACCTTCGGGTGGTGGCCGATGCTGCCTTCGGCACCGCCCGGTTTCTTGTGGGGGTGCGGGGGTTGGGTCTGGAAGCGGTGGTGGGGATGCGGCGGGACCGAAAGACGCGGGAGGGGCTTCCCCTCTTTGGGCTCAGACGGCAGGGGAGTCGGGTGCATCTGCGGGGACTTCCCTTTCCCGTGTGGGTGAGCTGGTACCGCTATCCCTTACCCGGGGGAGGGTGGGAGTGGCGGTACGTGGTGGCCACCTTTCCTGCGGGGCCACGGACTGTGCTGGTGTGGGGGCGGCGGCGGTTTACCATTGAGCACTTCTTCCGCACGGTAAAGAGCGAGTTTTCCCTGGGGCGTTTTGGGCAGCGGACGGCCTTGGGGGTGCATCGGTTTCTGGTGCTGTCCTTCCTGGCTTACCTGCTGGCCCACTGGGTGAGGCTAGCTCCAGACGGGAGAGGTCTTTCTTGGCGGGAGGCTGGGTGGGCAGCGGCGCGCCTGCTGCTGCCGGAGGTGGTCTTGCGGGTCCTCATGGCCGAGCTGGGAGCTTTGGGTCTTTGGCCCCCGCCTGCGGGGGGAAGGGGGTGTTCATGCAGGGTATTCGGGAGGTGCAAGTTTTGA
- a CDS encoding ABC transporter permease: MRFAFFLALAHLRRRPLQTGLALLGVGVGVAVLLTALSLTNGFVSGLVRATLKAYPHLVLFNLSEELPPFPRGEHPEVEAYAPFAATKALLTRPAEGARGPGVDFATLVGLDEGGEALYPGLGLRLEPGGIYLGSALQQSLGAFVGDRLYAMSATQERVELRVLGAFRTGNYLLDSAYAFVDLKTVERLSGIRAQGYQVRLKDPWRAKEIGVALAGTRFFPQAWQDTQRILLEQLALQKRVLGILIFLIVAVAALGVANLLVLKVVEKTPEIALLRAMGASRLTVGMVFALEGVFLGIGGVLLGNLLGYLLCLYLSLRPVDLPGELYFLTHLPVEMRLSDFLLVSGASLAATFLSALLPLFRALRVQPGVVLR, from the coding sequence GTGCGCTTCGCCTTCTTCCTGGCCTTGGCCCACCTGCGGCGTAGACCCCTGCAGACGGGCCTAGCCCTTTTAGGGGTAGGGGTGGGGGTGGCGGTTCTCCTCACCGCTTTATCCCTCACCAATGGCTTTGTCAGCGGCTTGGTGCGGGCCACCTTGAAGGCCTACCCCCACCTGGTCCTCTTCAACCTGAGCGAAGAGCTTCCGCCCTTTCCCAGAGGGGAACACCCGGAGGTGGAAGCCTACGCTCCCTTCGCCGCCACCAAGGCGCTTCTAACCCGTCCAGCGGAGGGGGCCAGGGGCCCGGGCGTGGACTTCGCCACCCTGGTGGGCCTGGATGAGGGAGGGGAGGCCCTTTACCCCGGTCTGGGGCTGAGGCTGGAACCCGGGGGCATCTACCTGGGCTCGGCCCTGCAACAATCCCTGGGAGCCTTCGTGGGGGACAGGCTTTACGCCATGTCCGCCACCCAGGAGCGGGTGGAGCTAAGGGTCTTGGGGGCGTTTCGCACGGGAAACTACCTTCTGGATTCCGCCTACGCCTTCGTGGACCTGAAAACGGTGGAGAGGCTTTCCGGAATAAGGGCCCAGGGGTACCAAGTGCGCCTTAAGGACCCCTGGCGGGCCAAGGAGATAGGGGTAGCCCTCGCCGGCACCCGCTTTTTCCCCCAGGCCTGGCAGGACACCCAGCGCATCCTCCTGGAGCAGCTCGCCTTGCAGAAGCGGGTCCTGGGCATCCTGATCTTCCTGATCGTGGCGGTGGCCGCCCTGGGGGTGGCCAACCTTCTGGTGCTCAAGGTGGTGGAGAAGACCCCGGAGATCGCCCTCCTTCGGGCCATGGGGGCCTCGAGGCTCACCGTGGGGATGGTCTTCGCCCTGGAAGGGGTTTTTCTGGGGATCGGGGGGGTTCTTCTGGGCAATCTTTTGGGGTACCTTCTTTGCCTCTACCTTTCCCTCCGCCCGGTGGACCTCCCCGGGGAGCTTTACTTCCTCACCCACCTGCCCGTGGAGATGCGCCTTTCCGACTTCCTTCTGGTGAGCGGCGCAAGCCTAGCCGCCACCTTTCTTTCCGCCCTTTTGCCCCTCTTCCGCGCCCTAAGGGTCCAGCCTGGGGTGGTGCTCAGGTAG
- the rpsG gene encoding 30S ribosomal protein S7, which produces MARRRRAEVRQLQPDLVYGDVVVSAFINKIMREGKKNLAARIFYDACRIIQEKTGQEPLKVFKQAVENVKPRMEVRSRRVGGANYQVPMEVSPRRQQSLALRWLVQAANARSERGAAVRIAHELMDAAEGKGGAVKKKEDVERMAEANRAYAHYRW; this is translated from the coding sequence ATGGCACGGAGAAGAAGAGCAGAGGTACGCCAACTCCAGCCCGACCTGGTCTACGGGGATGTGGTGGTGTCGGCCTTCATCAACAAGATCATGCGGGAGGGCAAGAAGAACTTGGCCGCCCGCATCTTCTACGATGCCTGCCGCATCATCCAGGAGAAGACCGGGCAGGAGCCGTTGAAGGTCTTTAAGCAGGCGGTGGAGAACGTGAAGCCCCGGATGGAGGTGCGTTCCCGCCGCGTGGGTGGGGCCAACTACCAGGTGCCCATGGAGGTCTCCCCCAGGAGGCAGCAGTCTTTGGCCCTGCGCTGGCTGGTACAGGCGGCCAACGCCCGTTCCGAGCGGGGGGCTGCCGTGCGCATCGCCCATGAACTTATGGATGCGGCCGAGGGCAAGGGCGGAGCGGTCAAGAAGAAGGAGGACGTGGAGCGCATGGCCGAGGCCAACCGCGCCTACGCCCACTACCGGTGGTAA
- the rpsL gene encoding 30S ribosomal protein S12: MVALPTINQLVRKGREKVQKKSKVPALKGSPFRRGVCTVVRTVTPKKPNSALRKVAKVRLTSGYEVTAYIPGEGHNLQEHSVVLIRGGRVKDLPGVRYHIVRGVYDTQGVKDRKKSRSKYGTKKPKETKGAAPAKKK; the protein is encoded by the coding sequence GTGGTGGCACTGCCGACGATCAACCAGCTGGTCAGAAAGGGCCGCGAAAAGGTCCAGAAGAAGAGCAAGGTTCCGGCCTTGAAGGGCTCGCCCTTCCGCCGGGGGGTGTGCACCGTGGTGCGCACTGTAACCCCCAAGAAGCCCAACTCCGCCTTGCGTAAGGTGGCCAAGGTGCGCCTGACCTCCGGGTACGAGGTGACCGCCTACATTCCCGGCGAGGGGCACAACCTGCAGGAGCACTCCGTGGTCCTCATCCGGGGTGGCCGTGTGAAGGACCTGCCGGGTGTGCGCTACCACATCGTGCGCGGGGTCTACGACACCCAGGGCGTGAAGGATCGCAAGAAGAGCCGCTCCAAGTACGGAACCAAGAAGCCCAAGGAGACCAAGGGCGCGGCTCCGGCCAAGAAGAAGTAG
- the fusA gene encoding elongation factor G gives MAVKVEYDLKRLRNIGIAAHIDAGKTTTTERILYYTGKIHKIGEVHEGAATMDFMEQERERGITITAAVTTCFWKDHRINIIDTPGHVDFTIEVERSMRVLDGAIVVFDSSQGVEPQSETVWRQAEKYRVPRIAFANKMDKTGADLGLVIRTMQERLGARPVVMQLPIGREDTFSGIIDVLRMKAYTYGNDLGTDIREVPIPEEYLPQAREYHEKLIEVAADFDENVMLKYLEGEEPTEEELVAAIRKGTIDIQITPVFLGSALKNKGVQLLLDAVVDYLPSPLDIPPIKGTTPEGEVVEIHPDSNGPLAALAFKIMADPYVGRLTFIRVYSGTLTSGSYVYNTTKGRKERVARLLRMHANHREEVEELKAGDLGAIVGLKETITGDTLVGEDAPRIVLESIEVPEPVIDVAIEPRTKADQDKLSQALSRLAEEDPTFRVSTHPETGQTIISGMGELHLEIIVDRLKREFKVDANVGKPQVAYRETITRPVDVEGKFIRQTGGRGQYGHVKIKAEPLPRGSGFEFVNAIVGGVIPKEYIPAVQKGIEEAMQSGPLIGFPVVDVKVTLYDGSYHEVDSSEMAFKIAGSMAIKEAVQKGEPVILEPIMRVEVTTPEEYMGDVIGDLNSRRGQILGMEPRGNAQVIRAYVPLAEMFGYATDLRSKTQGRGSFVMFFDHYQEVPKQVQEKLIKGQ, from the coding sequence ATGGCGGTCAAGGTAGAGTACGACCTAAAGCGGCTCCGCAACATCGGCATCGCCGCCCATATCGATGCCGGTAAGACCACCACCACCGAGCGCATCCTTTACTACACCGGCAAGATCCACAAGATCGGGGAGGTACACGAGGGCGCGGCCACCATGGACTTCATGGAGCAGGAAAGGGAGCGGGGCATCACCATCACCGCCGCCGTGACCACCTGCTTCTGGAAGGACCACCGCATCAACATCATCGACACTCCCGGCCACGTGGACTTCACCATCGAGGTGGAGCGCTCCATGCGGGTTCTGGACGGGGCCATCGTGGTCTTCGACTCCAGCCAGGGGGTGGAGCCCCAGTCGGAGACCGTCTGGCGCCAGGCGGAGAAGTACCGGGTGCCCCGCATCGCCTTCGCCAACAAGATGGACAAAACGGGGGCCGACCTGGGGCTCGTCATCCGCACCATGCAGGAGCGCCTGGGGGCGAGGCCCGTGGTCATGCAGCTCCCCATCGGCCGGGAGGACACCTTCTCGGGGATCATCGACGTCTTAAGGATGAAGGCCTACACCTACGGCAACGACCTGGGTACCGACATCCGCGAGGTCCCCATCCCTGAGGAGTACCTGCCCCAGGCCCGGGAGTACCACGAGAAGCTCATCGAGGTGGCCGCGGACTTCGATGAGAACGTGATGCTCAAGTACCTGGAGGGCGAGGAGCCCACCGAGGAGGAGCTGGTGGCGGCCATCCGCAAGGGTACCATAGACATCCAGATCACCCCCGTGTTCCTGGGGTCCGCCTTGAAGAACAAAGGGGTCCAGCTTCTCCTGGATGCGGTGGTGGATTACCTGCCCTCTCCCTTGGACATTCCCCCCATCAAGGGCACCACGCCCGAGGGGGAGGTGGTGGAGATCCACCCCGACTCCAACGGCCCCCTGGCGGCCCTGGCCTTCAAGATCATGGCCGACCCCTACGTGGGCCGCCTCACCTTCATCCGCGTTTACTCCGGCACCCTCACCTCCGGCTCTTACGTGTACAACACCACCAAGGGCCGGAAGGAGCGGGTGGCCCGCCTCCTCCGCATGCACGCCAACCACCGCGAGGAGGTGGAGGAGCTCAAGGCCGGGGACTTAGGGGCCATCGTGGGTCTCAAGGAAACCATCACCGGGGACACCCTGGTGGGCGAGGATGCCCCGCGCATCGTCCTGGAGTCCATTGAGGTCCCCGAGCCCGTCATCGACGTGGCCATCGAGCCCAGGACCAAAGCGGACCAGGACAAGCTCTCCCAGGCCCTCTCGCGCCTGGCGGAGGAGGACCCCACCTTCCGCGTCTCCACCCACCCCGAGACCGGCCAGACCATCATCTCCGGGATGGGGGAGCTCCACCTGGAGATCATCGTGGACCGCCTGAAGCGGGAGTTCAAGGTGGACGCCAATGTGGGCAAGCCCCAGGTGGCCTACCGCGAAACCATCACCCGCCCGGTGGACGTGGAGGGCAAGTTCATCCGCCAGACCGGTGGCCGTGGCCAGTACGGCCACGTCAAGATCAAGGCCGAGCCCCTGCCCCGGGGGTCGGGCTTTGAGTTCGTCAACGCCATCGTGGGCGGCGTGATCCCCAAGGAGTACATCCCCGCGGTGCAGAAGGGCATCGAGGAGGCCATGCAGTCCGGTCCCCTCATCGGCTTCCCCGTGGTGGACGTGAAGGTGACCCTTTACGACGGCTCCTACCACGAGGTGGACTCCTCGGAGATGGCCTTCAAGATCGCGGGCTCCATGGCCATCAAGGAGGCGGTGCAGAAGGGGGAGCCGGTGATCCTCGAGCCCATCATGCGGGTGGAGGTCACCACCCCCGAGGAGTACATGGGCGACGTGATCGGCGACCTGAACTCCCGTCGGGGCCAGATCCTGGGCATGGAGCCCAGGGGGAACGCCCAGGTGATCCGGGCCTACGTGCCCCTGGCGGAGATGTTCGGCTACGCCACCGACCTGCGCTCCAAGACGCAGGGCCGGGGCTCCTTCGTCATGTTCTTCGACCACTACCAGGAAGTTCCCAAGCAGGTGCAGGAGAAGCTCATTAAGGGTCAGTAG